The window AAAGCAGAATGTATTCTCATGGAAGGAACAGCTGTTGAAAATATTCTTCAAGAAGCAGAAATATTTAAAGCAGACATTATTATTATTGGTTCTCATAAACATGGAAGATTTTATAATCTCTTATTTGGAAGTGTTCATAAATCTTTGATCACAAGATCACCAATACCGGTTTTGGTTATACCTCCTGAAAAAAAGAAATGAGATAATTCGGAAAAATAATGAAAAATTAATGAAAGGAATAATTTGAAAATTGCCATTGCCAGCGGAAAAGGCGGAACAGGAAAGACAACTCTTTCAACGAATCTGGCTGCTTTTTTAGCGGAAAATCAGAAAATCGTTCTCATCGACCTTGATGTGGAAGAACCGAATTCAGGTTTGTTCATCGAGGGGAAATTAGTTCATCAGGAAGATAAGTTTAAGAAAATTCCCGAATGGAAAAAGGATGACTGTATTCTCTGCGGTAACTGCCAGAAAGTCTGTAATTTCAATGCAGTCATTAAACTTGCCGACAGAATTATGATCTTTCCGGAATTATGTCATAGTTGTTATGCCTGTTCGGAACTTTGTCCAACCAAATCTTTGCCGATGATACCTCAAAAAATCGGAGTTTTGAGACATTTCCGGAATGATAATTTGTCATTCGTGGAAAGCAAACTTGATATTGGTCAGGAAATGGCTGTTCCTTTGATCTCGCAAACTATCGATTATATCGAGAAGAATTTTCCAAACGATATTTTCCAAATTTATGATTCTCCGCCCGG is drawn from Candidatus Cloacimonadota bacterium and contains these coding sequences:
- a CDS encoding ATPase; the encoded protein is MKIAIASGKGGTGKTTLSTNLAAFLAENQKIVLIDLDVEEPNSGLFIEGKLVHQEDKFKKIPEWKKDDCILCGNCQKVCNFNAVIKLADRIMIFPELCHSCYACSELCPTKSLPMIPQKIGVLRHFRNDNLSFVESKLDIGQEMAVPLISQTIDYIEKNFPNDIFQIYDSPPGTSCPVIEASKDADFVILVTEPTPFGLHDLKLAVQTMLELKKEFGVVINRFGIGNDDVLKYCKHQNIPILTKIPNSRKIAKIYSQGELLYKQVPEFENALEKLISKVGFDSWRSASRKQPV